The Hordeum vulgare subsp. vulgare chromosome 4H, MorexV3_pseudomolecules_assembly, whole genome shotgun sequence genomic interval AAGTAATCGTACATCAGCTCGAAGAAAGAATGTATacaatggccaccaaagaagtcgaagaagaagaagaagaagtagaaagaTCTACTACTACAGAAAAGCAGCAAGACGAAAGATAAAGACATGGATCGGAATCGCTCAAACACATCCTGACGATTATAGCTGCACGCCGGTCCCGTTGGCGCCGCCGTGGGCCCTGTTGCGCTTGCGCCGGCGCAGGACGATGGCCCAGGTGATGGCCTCGAGGACGAGCGCGACGCCGGCGAGCGTGGCGAGGATGACGATGTAGCTCGTCTTCCAGCCGGTGACCGGCTTGAGGATGTTGAGGCCCTTGAAGATGTTGACGGCGGCGAGGACGATGACGGAGTAGCCGACGGAGTGGTGGTAGGCGTTCCAGTACACCCGGTACTTGTTCTTCTTGTCGGGCCTGAGGAAGAGCGCGAACACCTGCAGCGTGGCCAGGCAGAAGATGGCGATGCCGATGTTGCGGTGGGTGCTGTAGGTGAGCCCCTTGGACTCGCTGCCCAGCTTCAGCCCGAGGCCCCAGCCGGCGACGCCCAGCACGTAGCCGGAGATCTGGCAGGTGATGTGGAGGTAGAACCAGGCCGGGTCGGCGGCCTCGAACACCCGGAGGTAGCGCGCGATCATGGCGCCCAGCGGGATCAGCACGCCCCATCCCACCGCGTTCAGTACTCCGTGGAGCTGTTGATTGAATCGTATATATGTGCACATTGGTTAGTTCCGGCCGGTGAAATAAAATTAATGGAACGGTTGATCAAAATCAAGAAGAGGAGCATTGGTCTTTCAGGTGATTAATTCCATCATTGGGCTGAATCTGTTGAATATTGTACTCTTCTACTTGCAATGTTTATGATCAAATGATCAAATGCATCCATGATTGAACAGTTCTAGGCGGCTAACTGCATATACTAATATTAATACTGCTATACAAGTTGGGCTGGTGAAAATTCAAGGGTTTGGTGCAGGTGCAGCTCCCCTAGCAAGCTAGCGACTTGTTGCTTCTCAGAGTTGAGTTTGACCATGGTTCGTTCGTCAAGGAACGCACGAGCAAAATGGAACAAGTTTATCGCCATCCCTATCAGACTATCAGTGGATCGGATCGCTGAACCCATCGACTCGTGTTATTGAAATTCTAGAGAGTAAACCATTTGGCGCTGTTTTATATGTCACGTCCAAATCATATCAAGTGACCAGCTCGCGATCATTATCTCCAACTATTCTGAATTTCTAGGGGTCTGAAATAACAATTAGTAGTTTTGATCATAAACAAATGTCGCCATCCGATTGATGGCTTGTGATAATCTACCTAACATATAAACAATTCTACATCGAATCGAGCATTGAGCCGTTCAACAAAACCAAGATACATCTAAATTTTGTCTTTGTTTACTAAGTTGTTTGATTAAACTACGTATCAAGCTGGAGACAGACAGACAGACAGACATACAGGGCGGCagccggcggcggtggcggcagggCAGGTGGAGGAGGAAAAGAGGAGCTTACGTTACGGCGGTGCAGCCTGGAGTTGGAGGCGCCGGTGCTGGTTCCGGAGAGGAAGTCGAGCCTCTGGACGGACTGGAGGTTCGGGCCCGAGAGGGGGTGCGGCGAGATGCTGCCGCCGGAGGCCGGGCCGGCCTGCCACACCGTGTTCTGCGACGTGGTGTTGCCCGGCAGCGCCACGGTGGCGTATATCGTGTAGGCGCCGC includes:
- the LOC123449443 gene encoding cytochrome b561 and DOMON domain-containing protein At4g12980-like, with product MARPGHSTAWLPVLVLLLSAAGATAQSCLSATFTSGRTFLKCNQLPVLGASLHWTFHAQNGTADVAFRAPSGADGWVAWGINPSGAGMAGSNVFVASHSGGAVSVLTTILRSTKPALDNAALQFGVPVPASAEYAGGAYTIYATVALPGNTTSQNTVWQAGPASGGSISPHPLSGPNLQSVQRLDFLSGTSTGASNSRLHRRNLHGVLNAVGWGVLIPLGAMIARYLRVFEAADPAWFYLHITCQISGYVLGVAGWGLGLKLGSESKGLTYSTHRNIGIAIFCLATLQVFALFLRPDKKNKYRVYWNAYHHSVGYSVIVLAAVNIFKGLNILKPVTGWKTSYIVILATLAGVALVLEAITWAIVLRRRKRNRAHGGANGTGVQL